One genomic segment of Tripterygium wilfordii isolate XIE 37 chromosome 9, ASM1340144v1, whole genome shotgun sequence includes these proteins:
- the LOC120006365 gene encoding E3 ubiquitin-protein ligase Os03g0188200-like, translated as MGLFVEDSGVILTQAALILAVLRWVLTWVLRFRNRDDNDKSQDHRPLISSQMIRESLTLSTFGDIKERAPLISDTCAVCLAQLSEPDEVRELRNCCHVFHKDCIDRWLDYDQDHDDHENHKTCPLCRAPLLTSSQSVGWAQSEPSWAVERLLYLFGDDLL; from the coding sequence ATGGGTTTGTTTGTGGAGGATTCCGGTGTAATATTAACCCAAGCAGCTTTAATACTAGCTGTTCTGAGATGGGTCTTGACCTGGGTTCTCAGATTCAGAAACagagatgataatgataagTCCCAGGATCACCGTCCACTTATTTCGTCACAGATGATCAGAGAGAGTCTTACGTTGTCAACATTTGGTGATATCAAGGAGCGGGCGCCACTAATTTCTGACACGTGTGCCGTGTGTCTGGCCCAGTTGAGTGAGCCCGATGAGGTGAGAGAGCTGAGGAACTGCTGCCACGTGTTTCACAAGGACTGCATTGACAGATGGTTGGATTATGATCAGGATCATGATGATCATGAGAATCACAAGACTTGTCCGCTCTGTAGGGCCCCTTTGTTGACGTCGTCTCAAAGTGTGGGCTGGGCCCAGTCCGAGCCTAGTTGGGCCGTGGAGAGGCTTCTATACTTGTTTGGAGACGATCTGCTCTAG